In Megalobrama amblycephala isolate DHTTF-2021 linkage group LG10, ASM1881202v1, whole genome shotgun sequence, one DNA window encodes the following:
- the ftr14l gene encoding tripartite motif-containing protein 16, translated as MSRSSTANQSRYSTLEKPRRSGRYSSSSSRNSSREVLCDFCLAKKNKAVKSCLTCLTSFCETHLQAHYEYPALMKHKLVAATGQLREKICAEHDKLLEVFCRSDQACVCVLCIMEEHKKHDIVSAAAERTEKQKQLGAKLMTSQQKIEERMKKWQDLRQAVASLKHSSQSVLDENERIFTELLRALERRYGEVKEMIRAQETLLLTHAEGHLARLEEEITLLKKKHNDLEQLSQSDDHIHFLQSWQSLSAPSGYEDLSKVTLAPHHTFDNAKKAISELKVQLEEISKEELNKISSAVKEVKILQIVDPAKREEFLEYFCQLSIDPSTAHPNLHLSDKNTVVRMSNEPKSYPEHPSRFEYWQQVLCKEGLAGGRYYWEVDWSGTEIDIAVTYRGIRRKGNDNAGSFGGSDKSWSLYCSESKYSFVHNNKSTAISVPSSSRIGVYVDYKAGTVAFYSVSDTMKLLHKVQAKFTEPLYPGLGVWGYGTTVRL; from the exons ATGTCTCGGAGCAGTACAGCAAACCAAAGCCGATACAGCACTCTGGAGAAACCCCGGCGGTCTGGAAGATACAGCAGCTCCAGCAGCCGGAACAGCTCCAGAGAAGTGCTTTGTGATTTTTGTCTGGCGAAGAAGAACAAGGCAGTGAAGTCATGTCTGACGTGCTTAACCTCATTTTGTGAGACGCATCTCCAGGCTCACTATGAGTATCCAGCTCTCATGAAGCACAAACTGGTGGCAGCAACAGGGCAACTGCGTGAGAAGATCTGCGCCGAACATGATAAACTTTTGGAGGTTTTCTGTCGATCTGACCAAGCATGCGTTTGCGTTTTGTGTATCATGGAGGAACATAAAAAACATGATATTGTTTCAGCAGCAGCTGAAAGGACAGAAAAGCAG AAACAGCTTGGAGCGAAGCTGATGACCTCACAGCAGAAAATTGAGGAAAGGATGAAGAAATGGCAAGATCTCAGGCAGGCAGTGGCATCCCTAAAA CATTCATCTCAGAGTGTGTTAGATGAAAATGAGCGTATTTTCACTGAACTTTTGCGGGCTCTAGAGAGGAGGTATGGAGAAGTGAAGGAGATGATTCGAGCCCAGGAAACCCTTCTGCTGACACATGCAGAGGGACACCTGGCCAGACTAGAGGAGGAAATTACATTACTAAAAAAGAAACACAATGACCTGGAGCAGCTGTCCCAATCCGATGATCATATCCACTTCTTACAG AGCTGGCAGTCTCTTTCTGCCCCTTCTGGATATGAAGACTTGTCCAAGGTGACATTAGCCCCTCACCACACTTTTGACAATGCAAAAAAAGCCATCTCTGAACTGAAAGTGCAATTAGAAGAAATAAGCAAGGaagaactgaacaaaatatCATCAGCAG TGAAGGAGGTTAAAATTCTCCAGATTGTGGACCCAGCAAAAAGGGAGGAGTTCTTAGAAT ATTTCTGTCAGCTCTCAATAGATCCTTCAACAGCCCACCCAAACCTGCACCTGTCAGATAAAAACACAGTGGTGCGGATGAGCAACGAGCCAAAGTCGTACCCGGAGCATCCCAGTCGCTTCGAATACTGGCAGCAGGTGCTGTGTAAAGAGGGTCTGGCCGGCGGTCGCTACTACTGGGAAGTGGACTGGAGTGGCACAGAAATAGACATTGCTGTGACTTACAGGGGGATTCGGAGGAAAGGAAATGACAACGCCGGCAGCTTTGGTGGGAGTGACAAGTCTTGGAGTTTGTACTGCTCTGAATCCAAGTACTCCTTTGTACACAACAACAAAAGCACCGCTATATCTGTCCCCAGTTCCTCTAGAATAGGGGTGTATGTAGACTACAAGGCTGGAACGGTGGCATTTTATAGTGTGTCTGACACCATGAAGCTTCTGCATAAGGTTCAAGCTAAATTTACTGAACCCCTCTACCCTGGCCTTGGAGTCTGGGGATACGGAACTACAGTGCGTCTGTAA
- the tlr4bb gene encoding toll-like receptor 4b, duplicate b isoform X1: MIVSYWEQMIFLISILILVNAGQGQECTTIIKNMEYSCFGRNLTQIPSSLPITVTSLDFSFNFLNSLHKCVFPVLFNLQVLDLTRCHIKHIENDAFYNVKNLTTLILTGNPVAYFGPGCLNSLHNLQRLVLVDVGLPSLQLQMNNLTKLQELRVGTNNIQSVSLPPFMSSFKDFSLLDLHANNISIIKTDHTVVLRKIGRNMTLILSRNPLLHIEPGAFRDIYFRELHIQAAFVSTHAQKECLNALTGLSVDKLFMGSYRMQWKSSVSDSKYLDGLCSVNFNEIYLIQKEFSNSEMNIFHCMINATKIALKIGYIRRMERVRFCRLKELYLGPTLLSVVPSVSHIRSLEKLVVKSTMPMTFFGIGGLPLLQYVDLSGNFLIMKDCCYGFFPNTTNIRHLNLSQNSEIGMLDKPFSGFNLLEVLDLHHTKLVIVFYFGFLHGLKNLKYLDISHTSITLTSYMAFRDLQNLTVLKMAGNSLGGDVMRYLFQNLTHLEVLDISHCNIGEISRTSFIGTQKLRHLYLSKNKLMTLDFLAQPELKRLTSIYFDKNSITSIPLDVLQKLPTNLSEFDLSSNPIDCSCSQTDFIFWIIQNQNILKQAENIFCKSFSPSPDFRAADFDIDSCVHKKRLTIVLSVCFVILVVVLSVLAYRFQFYLQYCCILMRGYRSPAQQECSYDAFVIFSSYDEAWVMNELMENLENGVPPIHLCLHMRDFQAGKSIASNIIDEGIMGSRKVIVVVSQHFIDSAWCRFEFELAQSRFMMERNANIIIIILEDVEERKTKKVFGLHKHLKKNTYLKWSRDPLSNMRFWIRLRRAIIKQ; encoded by the exons ATGATCGTGTCATATTGGGAACAGATGATTTTCCTAATTTCAATCTTAATTCTTGTGAATGCTGGACAAGGACAGGAATGTACCACG ATTATAAAGAATATGGAATACTCATGTTTTGGGAGAAATCTGACTCAAATTCCCAGCAGTCTTCCTATCACTGTGACATCTCTGGATTTCAGTTTCAATTTCTTGAACTCTTTACATAAGTGTGTATTTCCTGTATTGTTCAATTTACAAGTTTTGGATCTCACAAG ATGCCACATCAAGCACATTGAAAATGATGCTTTCTACAATGTGAAGAATTTGACTACTTTGATTCTCACTGGAAACCCTGTTGCATATTTTGGACCTGGATGCTTGAATTCTTTACATAATCTACAGAGACTAGTTCTTGTGGATGTTGGTCTCCCGTCCTTACAGCTTCAAATGAATAACCTAACCAAGCTACAGGAACTTAGAGTTGGAACAAATAACATCCAGTCTGTGTCCCTCCCTCCATTCATGAGCTCCTTTAAAGACTTCAGTTTGCTTGATCTACATGCCAATAATATATCCATCATCAAAACCGATCACACTGTTGTGTTGCGAAAAATTGGCAGAAACATGACTTTGATTCTTTCTAGGAATCCATTATTACACATTGAACCAGGAGCTTTCAGAGACATTTATTTCAGGGAGCTTCACATACAAGCTGCCTTCGTTTCAACACATGCACAAAAGGAATGTCTAAATGCTCTTACTGGTCTCAGTGTGGATAAGTTGTTCATGGGAAGTTACAGAATGCAATGGAAAAGCAGTGTGTCAGATTCAAAATATCTTGACGGTCTTTGCTCAGTTAATTTCAATGAAATATATCTTATTCAGAAAGAATTCTCTAATTCTGAAATGAACATATTCCATTGTATGATCAATGCGACAAAAATCGCATTAAAAATTGGATATATCAGGAGAATGGAACGTGTTCGATTTTGCCGTCTTAAGGAACTGTATTTAGGTCCCACTTTATTATCTGTTGTACCATCTGTTTCACACATACGAAGCTTAGAAAAACTGGTGGTGAAGAGTACTATGCCTATGACTTTTTTTGGTATCGGTGGCCTTCCTCTTCTTCAGTATGTAGATTTGAGTGGAAACTTTTTGATTATGAAGGACTGCTGTTACGGTTTTTTTCCAAACACAACAAATATTCGACATTTGAATCTTAGTCAAAACTCTGAGATAGGGATGCTTGATAAGCCATTTTCTGGATTTAACTTGCTTGAAGTGTTGGACCTCCACCACACAAAACTAGTCATAGTTTTTTACTTTGGATTTTTACATGGTCTAAAAAATTTAAAGTATTTGGATATCTCCCACACAAGTATTACTTTAACAAGCTACATGGCTTTTCGAGACCTGCAAAATTTGACTGTGCTTAAAATGGCGGGAAACAGTTTAGGTGGAGATGTAATGAGATATCTCTTTCAAAATCTAACACATTTGGAGGTTCTTGACATCTCACACTGTAACATCGGAGAAATCTCCAGGACGTCTTTTATCGGCACACAGAAACTaaggcatttatatttaagtAAAAACAAGTTGATGACTTTGGACTTTCTGGCCCAACCAGAGCTGAAACGTCTGACATCAATTTATTTCGATAAAAACAGCATTACTAGCATCCCACTTGATGTTCTCCAAAAGTTGCCCACAAACCTTTCAGAGTTTGATTTGTCCTCCAACCCCATCGATTGCTCCTGTTCCCAGACAGATTTTATTTTCTGGATTATCCAAAATCAGAACATTTTGAAGCAAGCAGAAAATATTTTCTGTAAATCTTTTTCACCAAGCCCAGATTTTCGAGCAGCGGACTTTGACATTGACAGCTGTGTGCACAAGAAAAGACTCACAATAGttttatcagtatgttttgttATATTAGTAGTCGTGTTATCAGTCTTGGCTTATAGGTTCCAGTTTTATCTTCAGTATTGCTGTATTCTAATGAGAGGCTACAGATCACCTGCACAACAAGAATGTTCCTATGACGCATTTGTGATTTTCTCCAGCTATGATGAAGCCTGGGTCATGAATGAATTGATGGAGAATCTGGAGAACGGTGTTCCACCTATTCATCTTTGCCTTCACATGCGGGACTTTCAAGCAGGGAAGTCCATCGCCTCCAACATTATCGATGAAGGAATAATGGGCAGCCGTAAAGTCATTGTGGTTGTGTCTCAACACTTCATTGATAGCGCCTGGTGTCGCTTTGAGTTTGAATTGGCTCAGTCCCGGTTTATGATGGAACGCAATgccaacatcatcatcatcatactGGAAGATGTGGAAGAGAGGAAGACTAAGAAAGTGTTTGGTCTTCATAAGCATCTGAAAAAGAACACATACCTGAAGTGGAGCAGGGACCCTTTGAGTAACATGAGATTCTGGATACGGCTCAGGAGAGCTATTATAAAGCAATAA
- the tlr4bb gene encoding toll-like receptor 4b, duplicate b isoform X2 produces MLDKDRNVPRCHIKHIENDAFYNVKNLTTLILTGNPVAYFGPGCLNSLHNLQRLVLVDVGLPSLQLQMNNLTKLQELRVGTNNIQSVSLPPFMSSFKDFSLLDLHANNISIIKTDHTVVLRKIGRNMTLILSRNPLLHIEPGAFRDIYFRELHIQAAFVSTHAQKECLNALTGLSVDKLFMGSYRMQWKSSVSDSKYLDGLCSVNFNEIYLIQKEFSNSEMNIFHCMINATKIALKIGYIRRMERVRFCRLKELYLGPTLLSVVPSVSHIRSLEKLVVKSTMPMTFFGIGGLPLLQYVDLSGNFLIMKDCCYGFFPNTTNIRHLNLSQNSEIGMLDKPFSGFNLLEVLDLHHTKLVIVFYFGFLHGLKNLKYLDISHTSITLTSYMAFRDLQNLTVLKMAGNSLGGDVMRYLFQNLTHLEVLDISHCNIGEISRTSFIGTQKLRHLYLSKNKLMTLDFLAQPELKRLTSIYFDKNSITSIPLDVLQKLPTNLSEFDLSSNPIDCSCSQTDFIFWIIQNQNILKQAENIFCKSFSPSPDFRAADFDIDSCVHKKRLTIVLSVCFVILVVVLSVLAYRFQFYLQYCCILMRGYRSPAQQECSYDAFVIFSSYDEAWVMNELMENLENGVPPIHLCLHMRDFQAGKSIASNIIDEGIMGSRKVIVVVSQHFIDSAWCRFEFELAQSRFMMERNANIIIIILEDVEERKTKKVFGLHKHLKKNTYLKWSRDPLSNMRFWIRLRRAIIKQ; encoded by the exons ATGCTGGACAAGGACAGGAATGTACCACG ATGCCACATCAAGCACATTGAAAATGATGCTTTCTACAATGTGAAGAATTTGACTACTTTGATTCTCACTGGAAACCCTGTTGCATATTTTGGACCTGGATGCTTGAATTCTTTACATAATCTACAGAGACTAGTTCTTGTGGATGTTGGTCTCCCGTCCTTACAGCTTCAAATGAATAACCTAACCAAGCTACAGGAACTTAGAGTTGGAACAAATAACATCCAGTCTGTGTCCCTCCCTCCATTCATGAGCTCCTTTAAAGACTTCAGTTTGCTTGATCTACATGCCAATAATATATCCATCATCAAAACCGATCACACTGTTGTGTTGCGAAAAATTGGCAGAAACATGACTTTGATTCTTTCTAGGAATCCATTATTACACATTGAACCAGGAGCTTTCAGAGACATTTATTTCAGGGAGCTTCACATACAAGCTGCCTTCGTTTCAACACATGCACAAAAGGAATGTCTAAATGCTCTTACTGGTCTCAGTGTGGATAAGTTGTTCATGGGAAGTTACAGAATGCAATGGAAAAGCAGTGTGTCAGATTCAAAATATCTTGACGGTCTTTGCTCAGTTAATTTCAATGAAATATATCTTATTCAGAAAGAATTCTCTAATTCTGAAATGAACATATTCCATTGTATGATCAATGCGACAAAAATCGCATTAAAAATTGGATATATCAGGAGAATGGAACGTGTTCGATTTTGCCGTCTTAAGGAACTGTATTTAGGTCCCACTTTATTATCTGTTGTACCATCTGTTTCACACATACGAAGCTTAGAAAAACTGGTGGTGAAGAGTACTATGCCTATGACTTTTTTTGGTATCGGTGGCCTTCCTCTTCTTCAGTATGTAGATTTGAGTGGAAACTTTTTGATTATGAAGGACTGCTGTTACGGTTTTTTTCCAAACACAACAAATATTCGACATTTGAATCTTAGTCAAAACTCTGAGATAGGGATGCTTGATAAGCCATTTTCTGGATTTAACTTGCTTGAAGTGTTGGACCTCCACCACACAAAACTAGTCATAGTTTTTTACTTTGGATTTTTACATGGTCTAAAAAATTTAAAGTATTTGGATATCTCCCACACAAGTATTACTTTAACAAGCTACATGGCTTTTCGAGACCTGCAAAATTTGACTGTGCTTAAAATGGCGGGAAACAGTTTAGGTGGAGATGTAATGAGATATCTCTTTCAAAATCTAACACATTTGGAGGTTCTTGACATCTCACACTGTAACATCGGAGAAATCTCCAGGACGTCTTTTATCGGCACACAGAAACTaaggcatttatatttaagtAAAAACAAGTTGATGACTTTGGACTTTCTGGCCCAACCAGAGCTGAAACGTCTGACATCAATTTATTTCGATAAAAACAGCATTACTAGCATCCCACTTGATGTTCTCCAAAAGTTGCCCACAAACCTTTCAGAGTTTGATTTGTCCTCCAACCCCATCGATTGCTCCTGTTCCCAGACAGATTTTATTTTCTGGATTATCCAAAATCAGAACATTTTGAAGCAAGCAGAAAATATTTTCTGTAAATCTTTTTCACCAAGCCCAGATTTTCGAGCAGCGGACTTTGACATTGACAGCTGTGTGCACAAGAAAAGACTCACAATAGttttatcagtatgttttgttATATTAGTAGTCGTGTTATCAGTCTTGGCTTATAGGTTCCAGTTTTATCTTCAGTATTGCTGTATTCTAATGAGAGGCTACAGATCACCTGCACAACAAGAATGTTCCTATGACGCATTTGTGATTTTCTCCAGCTATGATGAAGCCTGGGTCATGAATGAATTGATGGAGAATCTGGAGAACGGTGTTCCACCTATTCATCTTTGCCTTCACATGCGGGACTTTCAAGCAGGGAAGTCCATCGCCTCCAACATTATCGATGAAGGAATAATGGGCAGCCGTAAAGTCATTGTGGTTGTGTCTCAACACTTCATTGATAGCGCCTGGTGTCGCTTTGAGTTTGAATTGGCTCAGTCCCGGTTTATGATGGAACGCAATgccaacatcatcatcatcatactGGAAGATGTGGAAGAGAGGAAGACTAAGAAAGTGTTTGGTCTTCATAAGCATCTGAAAAAGAACACATACCTGAAGTGGAGCAGGGACCCTTTGAGTAACATGAGATTCTGGATACGGCTCAGGAGAGCTATTATAAAGCAATAA
- the LOC125276617 gene encoding toll-like receptor 4: MVFNNGVSIVENHGICSLYSMIANKAGSHFYDQSRSLKMSFFTLSAFMIYLFIGAGESCTKINENLHYSCMGRNLSSIPPSIPSSAQTLDFSFNVLKHLQKTVFPVLSFLQVLDLSRCHIKHIENDAFYNVKNLTTLILTGNPVTYFGPGCLNSLHNLQRLDLVDVGLVSLPLQMNNLTKLRELRVGTNNLQSVSLPPFMSSFKDLSLLDLHANNISIIKTDHTVVLRKIGRNMSLILSRNPLLYIEPGAFKDVHLRQLDIRSAFVSFAAQKVGLKALYGLNVKRLMFGNNRDDYKIFPSESDYLDGLCSIYFHEVYYYIKERPSGQINIFRCMINATIVAVKGGLIRSIPYVPFNEIKELYLIHNQLDTVPGRLLSHHHTLEKVVFTRNVATQVETFIDMPKLRYLDLSSNQITLSSCCTEVLLNTPQIRYLNLSLNPQIGLSFQAFVGLDCLEILDFHHTKVVSMGYLSVLSNLKFLRYLDVSYSSIIFTNIYCFYGLSNLNVLKMAGNNFRGDVVRYLFNNLTVLEHLDLSYCRMVEVHSSSFKNLQRLRLLNLRGNNLMAIDFLTHSNLKQLTSFYVDKNSITSIPLDVLQKLPTNLSEFDLSFNPIDCSCSQTDFIFWIIQNQNILKQAENIFCQSFSPSPDFRAADFDIDSCVHKKRLAIVLSVCFVILVVVLSVLAYRFQFYLQYCCILMRGYRSPAQQECSYDAFVIFSSYDEVWVMNELMENLENGVPPIHLCLHMRDFQAGKSIASNIIDEGIMGSRKVIVVVSQHFIDSAWCRFEFELAQSRFIMERNANIIIIILEDVEERKTKKVFGLHKHLKKNTYLKWSRDPLSNMRFWIRLRRAIIDTKQ; encoded by the exons ATGGTTTTCAACAATGGGGTATCCATTGTTGAAAACCATGGCATTTGTTCCTTATATTCAATGATCGCTAACAAGGCTGGCTCACATTTTTATGACCAGTCAAGATCACTCAAGATGAGTTTCTTCACTCTAAGTGCTTTCATGATATATTTGTTCATAGGTGCTGGAGAATCATGCACAAAA ATTAATGAGAATCTGCATTACTCATGCATGGGAAGAAACCTCAGCTCCATACCACCAAGTATTCCTTCATCTGCTCAAACTCTGGATTtcagttttaatgttttgaaacatTTACAGAAGACTGTATTCCCAGTTTTGTCTTTTCTGCAAGTTCTTGATCTGTCAAG ATGTCACATCAAGCACATTGAAAATGATGCTTTCTACAATGTGAAGAATTTGACTACTTTGATTCTCACTGGAAACCCTGTTACATACTTTGGACCTGGATGCTTGAATTCTTTACATAATCTACAGAGACTAGATCTTGTGGATGTTGGTCTCGTGTCCTTACCGCTTCAAATGAATAACCTAACCAAGCTACGGGAACTTAGAGTTGGAACAAATAACCTCCAGTCCGTGTCCCTCCCTCCATTCATGAGCTCCTTTAAAGACTTAAGTTTACTTGATCTACATGCCAATAATATATCCATCATCAAAACTGATCACACTGTTGTGTTGCGAAAGATTGGCAGAAACATGAGTTTGATTCTTTCTAGGAATCCATTATTATACATTGAACCAGGAGCTTTCAAAGATGTTCATCTCAGACAGCTGGATATCCGATCTGCCTTTGTTTCATTTGCTGCTCAGAAAGTTGGTCTAAAAGCTCTATATGGTCTTAATGTAAAAAGGCTGATGTTTGGAAATAACAGGGATGATTATAAGATTTTCCCATCAGAATCAGACTATTTAGATGGCCTTTGTTCTATTTATTTTCATGAAGTATATTATTACATAAAAGAAAGGCCTAGTGGGCAAATTAATATCTTTCGCTGTATGATTAACGCCACAATTGTAGCTGTGAAGGGTGGTCTAATTCGTAGTATTCCGTATGTGCCATTTAATGAAATTAAGGAGCTTTACTTGATTCACAATCAGTTAGATACTGTGCCAGGTAGACTACTTTCACATCATCATACTTTAGAAAAAGTAGTATTTACACGCAACGTCGCAACCCAAGTTGAAACCTTTATAGACATGCCTAAGCTTCGGTACCTGGATCTGAGTTCAAACCAAATTACATTATCATCATGCTGCACAGAAGTTTTGTTGAACACCCCTCAAATCAGGTATCTAAATTTGAGTTTGAATCCACAAATCGGTCTTTCTTTTCAAGCATTTGTTGGACTTGATTGCCTTGAAATTCTAGATTTCCATCATACAAAGGTTGTAAGTATGGGGTACCTTTCAGTTTTGTCTAACTTAAAGTTTTTGAGGTATCTGGATGTTTCTTATTCAAGTATCATCTTTACTAACATATATTGCTTTTATGGACTGAGCAATCTTAATGTTCTCAAGATGGCTGGCAATAATTTTCGGGGTGATGTAGtaagatatttatttaataatctcACAGTTCTAGAGCACCTTGACTTGTCTTACTGTCGTATGGTAGAGGTCCACTCGAGCTCTTTTAAAAATCTTCAAAGGCTTAGACTTTTGAATCTCAGAGGAAACAATTTAATGGCTATTGATTTTCTTACCCACTCAAACCTGAAACAATTAACATCATTTTATGTAGATAAAAACAGCATTACTAGCATCCCACTTGATGTTCTTCAAAAGTTGCCAACAAACCTTTCAGAGTTTGATTTGTCCTTCAACCCCATCGACTGCTCCTGTTCCCAGACAGATTTTATTTTCTGGATTATCCAAAATCAGAACATTTTGAAGCAAgcagaaaatattttttgtcaatCTTTTTCACCAAGCCCAGATTTTCGAGCAGCGGACTTTGACATTGACAGCTGTGTGCACAAGAAAAGACTTGCAATCGttttatcagtatgttttgttATATTAGTAGTCGTGTTATCAGTCTTGGCTTATAGGTTCCAGTTTTATCTTCAGTATTGCTGTATTCTAATGAGAGGCTACAGATCACCTGCACAACAAGAATGTTCCTATGACGCATTTGTGATTTTCTCCAGCTATGATGAAGTCTGGGTCATGAATGAACTGATGGAGAATCTGGAGAACGGTGTTCCACCTATTCATCTTTGCCTTCACATGCGGGACTTTCAAGCAGGGAAGTCCATCGCCTCCAACATTATCGATGAAGGAATAATGGGCAGCCGTAAAGTCATTGTGGTTGTGTCTCAACACTTCATTGATAGCGCCTGGTGTCGCTTTGAGTTTGAATTGGCTCAGTCCCGGTTTATTATGGAACGCAATgccaacatcatcatcatcatactGGAAGATGTGGAAGAGAGGAAGACTAAGAAAGTGTTTGGTCTTCATAAGCATCTGAAAAAGAACACATACCTGAAGTGGAGCAGGGACCCTTTGAGTAACATGAGGTTCTGGATACGGCTCAGGAGAGCTATTATTGACACAAAGCAATAA